A single region of the Cucumis melo cultivar AY chromosome 3, USDA_Cmelo_AY_1.0, whole genome shotgun sequence genome encodes:
- the LOC103488604 gene encoding transcription factor TGA2.3 isoform X3, which translates to MQSFENPEQFYAHSSSSSSIFLRGDDSGRFHTRFLPDIEELQQSAAAIATFHQDDAVDLSPSSVFGLKSTHNTAFPIHLPYGNTDVGSIGRRGYLDTGQELMRLKRVAPPHSLAVTVAASSSLGNGSFENWGESAMADNSQQTDTSTDIDNDERHQFQGAVHGALMAVDSMDQSKAKSADQKAYVQQLENSRQRLAQLEQELHRARQQQGIFVTSGVGDHCASMAGNGALAFDLDYARWLDEHQRLINDLRASANSHLGDDELRFLVDGVMTHYDELFRLKSVGAKADVFHILSGMWKTPAERCFMWLGGFRSSELLKIVGSHLEPLTDQQLMGICNLQQSSQQAEDALSQGIEALQQSLVETLSSASLGPASSGNVADYMGQMAIAMSKLTTLENFLHQADLLRQQTLQQMHRILTTRQAARALLVISDYISRLRALSSLWLARPKE; encoded by the exons ATGCAGAGCTTTGAAAACCCAGAACAGTTCTATgcccattcttcttcttcttcttcaatctttCTTCG GGGAGATGATAGTGGAAGATTTCATACGCGTTTTCTTCCGGACATTGAGGAACTTCAACAATCCGCTGCTGCTATTGCTACTTTTCATCAAGATGATGCTGTTGATTTAAGCCCAA GCTCTGTTTTCGGTTTAAAATCGACCCACAATACAGCTTTTCCAATCCACCTACCGTACGGG AACACGGATGTGGGTTCCATAGGACGAAGGGGGTATTTAGATACAGGACAGGAATTGATGCGGTTGAAAAGGGTGGCTCCGCCGCATTCGCTGGCGGTGACAGTCGCAGCTTCGTCATCGTTGGGAAACGGGAGCTTTGAGAACTGGGGAGAGTCAGCCATGGCAGATAATAGCCAACAGACTGACACTTCCACAGACATCGACAATGATGAAAGACACCAG TTCCAAGGAGCTGTACATGGAGCTCTCATGGCGGTGGACTCCATGGATCAATCTAAAGCAAAATCGGCAGATCAAAAG GCATATGTCCAGCAGCTGGAAAATAGTAGACAGAGGCTTGCGCAGCTAGAGCAGGAGCTTCATCGAGCACGTCAACAG CAGGGCATTTTTGTGACTTCTGGGGTAGGAGACCATTGTGCATCGATGGCAGGAAATG GTGCCTTGGCATTTGATCTTGACTATGCACGTTGGCTTGATGAGCATCAACGGCTTATCAATGATTTGAGAGCTTCGGCGAATTCTCATCTGGGGGACGACGAATTGAGATTTCTTGTTGATGGGGTGATGACTCATTATGATGAACTCTTTAGGCTGAAAAGTGTAGGCGCTAAGGCCGATGTATTCCACATTCTATCGGGGATGTGGAAGACTCCTGCTGAGAGGTGTTTCATGTGGTTGGGAGGATTTCGTTCGTCCGAGCTTCTAAAG ATAGTGGGGAGCCATTTGGAGCCTTTAACAGATCAGCAATTGATGGGTATATGCAATTTGCAGCAATCTTCTCAACAAGCTGAAGATGCGTTGTCACAAGGCATTGAAGCTTTGCAACAATCTCTTGTAGAAACCCTTTCCTCTGCTTCTTTAGGGCCAGCCAGTTCAGGAAATGTCGCTGATTACATGGGCCAAATGGCGATTGCAATGAGCAAGCTAACTACGCTTGAGAACTTTCTACATCAG GCTGATCTTCTGAGGCAGCAAACACTCCAACAGATGCATCGGATATTAACTACTCGTCAAGCTGCACGAGCGTTACTTGTGATCAGTGATTACATTTCACGTCTTCGAGCTCTCAGTTCTCTTTGGTTAGCACGACCGAAAGAGTGA
- the LOC103488604 gene encoding transcription factor TGA2.3 isoform X4: protein MQSFENPEQFYAHSSSSSSIFLRGDDSGRFHTRFLPDIEELQQSAAAIATFHQDDAVDLSPSSVFGLKSTHNTAFPIHLPYGNTDVGSIGRRGYLDTGQELMRLKRVAPPHSLAVTVAASSSLGNGSFENWGESAMADNSQQTDTSTDIDNDERHQFQGAVHGALMAVDSMDQSKAKSADQKAYVQQLENSRQRLAQLEQELHRARQQGIFVTSGVGDHCASMAGNGALAFDLDYARWLDEHQRLINDLRASANSHLGDDELRFLVDGVMTHYDELFRLKSVGAKADVFHILSGMWKTPAERCFMWLGGFRSSELLKIVGSHLEPLTDQQLMGICNLQQSSQQAEDALSQGIEALQQSLVETLSSASLGPASSGNVADYMGQMAIAMSKLTTLENFLHQADLLRQQTLQQMHRILTTRQAARALLVISDYISRLRALSSLWLARPKE, encoded by the exons ATGCAGAGCTTTGAAAACCCAGAACAGTTCTATgcccattcttcttcttcttcttcaatctttCTTCG GGGAGATGATAGTGGAAGATTTCATACGCGTTTTCTTCCGGACATTGAGGAACTTCAACAATCCGCTGCTGCTATTGCTACTTTTCATCAAGATGATGCTGTTGATTTAAGCCCAA GCTCTGTTTTCGGTTTAAAATCGACCCACAATACAGCTTTTCCAATCCACCTACCGTACGGG AACACGGATGTGGGTTCCATAGGACGAAGGGGGTATTTAGATACAGGACAGGAATTGATGCGGTTGAAAAGGGTGGCTCCGCCGCATTCGCTGGCGGTGACAGTCGCAGCTTCGTCATCGTTGGGAAACGGGAGCTTTGAGAACTGGGGAGAGTCAGCCATGGCAGATAATAGCCAACAGACTGACACTTCCACAGACATCGACAATGATGAAAGACACCAG TTCCAAGGAGCTGTACATGGAGCTCTCATGGCGGTGGACTCCATGGATCAATCTAAAGCAAAATCGGCAGATCAAAAG GCATATGTCCAGCAGCTGGAAAATAGTAGACAGAGGCTTGCGCAGCTAGAGCAGGAGCTTCATCGAGCACGTCAACAG GGCATTTTTGTGACTTCTGGGGTAGGAGACCATTGTGCATCGATGGCAGGAAATG GTGCCTTGGCATTTGATCTTGACTATGCACGTTGGCTTGATGAGCATCAACGGCTTATCAATGATTTGAGAGCTTCGGCGAATTCTCATCTGGGGGACGACGAATTGAGATTTCTTGTTGATGGGGTGATGACTCATTATGATGAACTCTTTAGGCTGAAAAGTGTAGGCGCTAAGGCCGATGTATTCCACATTCTATCGGGGATGTGGAAGACTCCTGCTGAGAGGTGTTTCATGTGGTTGGGAGGATTTCGTTCGTCCGAGCTTCTAAAG ATAGTGGGGAGCCATTTGGAGCCTTTAACAGATCAGCAATTGATGGGTATATGCAATTTGCAGCAATCTTCTCAACAAGCTGAAGATGCGTTGTCACAAGGCATTGAAGCTTTGCAACAATCTCTTGTAGAAACCCTTTCCTCTGCTTCTTTAGGGCCAGCCAGTTCAGGAAATGTCGCTGATTACATGGGCCAAATGGCGATTGCAATGAGCAAGCTAACTACGCTTGAGAACTTTCTACATCAG GCTGATCTTCTGAGGCAGCAAACACTCCAACAGATGCATCGGATATTAACTACTCGTCAAGCTGCACGAGCGTTACTTGTGATCAGTGATTACATTTCACGTCTTCGAGCTCTCAGTTCTCTTTGGTTAGCACGACCGAAAGAGTGA
- the LOC103488604 gene encoding transcription factor TGA2.3 isoform X2, protein MQSFENPEQFYAHSSSSSSIFLRGDDSGRFHTRFLPDIEELQQSAAAIATFHQDDAVDLSPSSVFGLKSTHNTAFPIHLPYGNTDVGSIGRRGYLDTGQELMRLKRVAPPHSLAVTVAASSSLGNGSFENWGESAMADNSQQTDTSTDIDNDERHQFQGAVHGALMAVDSMDQSKAKSADQKTLRRLAQNREAARKSRLRKKAYVQQLENSRQRLAQLEQELHRARQQGIFVTSGVGDHCASMAGNGALAFDLDYARWLDEHQRLINDLRASANSHLGDDELRFLVDGVMTHYDELFRLKSVGAKADVFHILSGMWKTPAERCFMWLGGFRSSELLKIVGSHLEPLTDQQLMGICNLQQSSQQAEDALSQGIEALQQSLVETLSSASLGPASSGNVADYMGQMAIAMSKLTTLENFLHQADLLRQQTLQQMHRILTTRQAARALLVISDYISRLRALSSLWLARPKE, encoded by the exons ATGCAGAGCTTTGAAAACCCAGAACAGTTCTATgcccattcttcttcttcttcttcaatctttCTTCG GGGAGATGATAGTGGAAGATTTCATACGCGTTTTCTTCCGGACATTGAGGAACTTCAACAATCCGCTGCTGCTATTGCTACTTTTCATCAAGATGATGCTGTTGATTTAAGCCCAA GCTCTGTTTTCGGTTTAAAATCGACCCACAATACAGCTTTTCCAATCCACCTACCGTACGGG AACACGGATGTGGGTTCCATAGGACGAAGGGGGTATTTAGATACAGGACAGGAATTGATGCGGTTGAAAAGGGTGGCTCCGCCGCATTCGCTGGCGGTGACAGTCGCAGCTTCGTCATCGTTGGGAAACGGGAGCTTTGAGAACTGGGGAGAGTCAGCCATGGCAGATAATAGCCAACAGACTGACACTTCCACAGACATCGACAATGATGAAAGACACCAG TTCCAAGGAGCTGTACATGGAGCTCTCATGGCGGTGGACTCCATGGATCAATCTAAAGCAAAATCGGCAGATCAAAAG ACTCTTCGTCGACTTGCTCAAAATCGAGAAGCAGCGAGGAAGAGTCGACTGAGGAAAAAA GCATATGTCCAGCAGCTGGAAAATAGTAGACAGAGGCTTGCGCAGCTAGAGCAGGAGCTTCATCGAGCACGTCAACAG GGCATTTTTGTGACTTCTGGGGTAGGAGACCATTGTGCATCGATGGCAGGAAATG GTGCCTTGGCATTTGATCTTGACTATGCACGTTGGCTTGATGAGCATCAACGGCTTATCAATGATTTGAGAGCTTCGGCGAATTCTCATCTGGGGGACGACGAATTGAGATTTCTTGTTGATGGGGTGATGACTCATTATGATGAACTCTTTAGGCTGAAAAGTGTAGGCGCTAAGGCCGATGTATTCCACATTCTATCGGGGATGTGGAAGACTCCTGCTGAGAGGTGTTTCATGTGGTTGGGAGGATTTCGTTCGTCCGAGCTTCTAAAG ATAGTGGGGAGCCATTTGGAGCCTTTAACAGATCAGCAATTGATGGGTATATGCAATTTGCAGCAATCTTCTCAACAAGCTGAAGATGCGTTGTCACAAGGCATTGAAGCTTTGCAACAATCTCTTGTAGAAACCCTTTCCTCTGCTTCTTTAGGGCCAGCCAGTTCAGGAAATGTCGCTGATTACATGGGCCAAATGGCGATTGCAATGAGCAAGCTAACTACGCTTGAGAACTTTCTACATCAG GCTGATCTTCTGAGGCAGCAAACACTCCAACAGATGCATCGGATATTAACTACTCGTCAAGCTGCACGAGCGTTACTTGTGATCAGTGATTACATTTCACGTCTTCGAGCTCTCAGTTCTCTTTGGTTAGCACGACCGAAAGAGTGA
- the LOC103488604 gene encoding transcription factor TGA2.3 isoform X1 has protein sequence MQSFENPEQFYAHSSSSSSIFLRGDDSGRFHTRFLPDIEELQQSAAAIATFHQDDAVDLSPSSVFGLKSTHNTAFPIHLPYGNTDVGSIGRRGYLDTGQELMRLKRVAPPHSLAVTVAASSSLGNGSFENWGESAMADNSQQTDTSTDIDNDERHQFQGAVHGALMAVDSMDQSKAKSADQKTLRRLAQNREAARKSRLRKKAYVQQLENSRQRLAQLEQELHRARQQQGIFVTSGVGDHCASMAGNGALAFDLDYARWLDEHQRLINDLRASANSHLGDDELRFLVDGVMTHYDELFRLKSVGAKADVFHILSGMWKTPAERCFMWLGGFRSSELLKIVGSHLEPLTDQQLMGICNLQQSSQQAEDALSQGIEALQQSLVETLSSASLGPASSGNVADYMGQMAIAMSKLTTLENFLHQADLLRQQTLQQMHRILTTRQAARALLVISDYISRLRALSSLWLARPKE, from the exons ATGCAGAGCTTTGAAAACCCAGAACAGTTCTATgcccattcttcttcttcttcttcaatctttCTTCG GGGAGATGATAGTGGAAGATTTCATACGCGTTTTCTTCCGGACATTGAGGAACTTCAACAATCCGCTGCTGCTATTGCTACTTTTCATCAAGATGATGCTGTTGATTTAAGCCCAA GCTCTGTTTTCGGTTTAAAATCGACCCACAATACAGCTTTTCCAATCCACCTACCGTACGGG AACACGGATGTGGGTTCCATAGGACGAAGGGGGTATTTAGATACAGGACAGGAATTGATGCGGTTGAAAAGGGTGGCTCCGCCGCATTCGCTGGCGGTGACAGTCGCAGCTTCGTCATCGTTGGGAAACGGGAGCTTTGAGAACTGGGGAGAGTCAGCCATGGCAGATAATAGCCAACAGACTGACACTTCCACAGACATCGACAATGATGAAAGACACCAG TTCCAAGGAGCTGTACATGGAGCTCTCATGGCGGTGGACTCCATGGATCAATCTAAAGCAAAATCGGCAGATCAAAAG ACTCTTCGTCGACTTGCTCAAAATCGAGAAGCAGCGAGGAAGAGTCGACTGAGGAAAAAA GCATATGTCCAGCAGCTGGAAAATAGTAGACAGAGGCTTGCGCAGCTAGAGCAGGAGCTTCATCGAGCACGTCAACAG CAGGGCATTTTTGTGACTTCTGGGGTAGGAGACCATTGTGCATCGATGGCAGGAAATG GTGCCTTGGCATTTGATCTTGACTATGCACGTTGGCTTGATGAGCATCAACGGCTTATCAATGATTTGAGAGCTTCGGCGAATTCTCATCTGGGGGACGACGAATTGAGATTTCTTGTTGATGGGGTGATGACTCATTATGATGAACTCTTTAGGCTGAAAAGTGTAGGCGCTAAGGCCGATGTATTCCACATTCTATCGGGGATGTGGAAGACTCCTGCTGAGAGGTGTTTCATGTGGTTGGGAGGATTTCGTTCGTCCGAGCTTCTAAAG ATAGTGGGGAGCCATTTGGAGCCTTTAACAGATCAGCAATTGATGGGTATATGCAATTTGCAGCAATCTTCTCAACAAGCTGAAGATGCGTTGTCACAAGGCATTGAAGCTTTGCAACAATCTCTTGTAGAAACCCTTTCCTCTGCTTCTTTAGGGCCAGCCAGTTCAGGAAATGTCGCTGATTACATGGGCCAAATGGCGATTGCAATGAGCAAGCTAACTACGCTTGAGAACTTTCTACATCAG GCTGATCTTCTGAGGCAGCAAACACTCCAACAGATGCATCGGATATTAACTACTCGTCAAGCTGCACGAGCGTTACTTGTGATCAGTGATTACATTTCACGTCTTCGAGCTCTCAGTTCTCTTTGGTTAGCACGACCGAAAGAGTGA